CGCCAAACCCTTCGCGCCGTTGCAGCGACCGAATAGTCCGCGTCGTGACGTCCTCTAATACCGGCACCGCCACCCGCGTCGTGATCACCCCTAAGAACGTTCCTTCGGCATCAAGAATTGGCGCCGTAAAGGCCACCGTTTCCACGCCCTCATCGATCTCATGTCTCGACACATCCCCCATCAGGACCCGCCGGGACTCATGCGCACCTCGAAACCACTCGCTCTGGCTGAAATCTTTTCCAACCAGGACGTCGTCGGTTGAGGCGATCATCACGCCCTGCTGGTCCGTGACGCCCAGCCAGAAATACATCGGCGCATAGGCGGTCTTCATCCAGGCAAGATAGCTGGCCAGATAGGGTCGGTCCGATGACCGCAGGGCGAACGCGCGAGCCATCATCTTCACATCGCCGTACCGCTCAAACAACAACCGGTCCAGCTTGTCCGTCACTTCCGCCGCCGCGAGCGTCAACTGTTCTCCCGAGGCCCACACCAACCGCCGCTCGACATACCGCAGCAACACCGCCCCGATGCCCAGCGCGAGGATCGTGACCAAGACGATCAGAAACGGAAGCCATCCGTAACGGCGTGAAGACTGCGCAAGCGGTGAGGCAACGGGAAAACTCATGGCTGCAACGGACTCGCTATCCAACTTTTAATTGTGGCCACTGGATGGTACGCCTGCTTGGCGGCTCGGAGACCGGGAAGGCCGGCATCATCCATGGCATTGATATATTCGGCGCCACCGCAGCGCGCGGCGCGGCAGGTCTCACGAAACACATACTGCGCCAAGCCGGGCATGGATCGGTCGGCGACTTCGACCAGCACCGCAAACGTCTCGGGCGCCAGCCAGTAGCCGAACGTATAGCCCACCACTCGATCCTCCGCACAGGCCACGGTGCCGGCAAGACCCAGCCGATCACCCACCGCCCAAATGAGTTCATGCGCCGCGTCGGCATCCTCTAGCAGGAACTGACCCATCGTATCCAGCGTTCCTTCTCGTTTCTGCGACACCCATCGACGGAACAGGTCACGGCACGCGGGCTGATCGGCCTCCGTATATGGACGGAGTGTCACCGACGCGGCCCGTTCAATCCGATTACAGAGCGCGCGTTGCGACTTATAGGAATCTCCAGCCAGCTGCGCCAGCGAGTCGGCCCGGTATAGATAGTCCGGGAATTTGTCCGACCATTGCAGAGGGCTGCCGGCAAGATCACGCTTCTGACGGTCCGTGACGTTCTCGATCCGGCTGACCGAAGAACCGTGATTCCATCGATGCAAATCGGCTAGCCCCTCTCCCACCGATTCTTCCAGCGATCGTGCCCCAAGCGGGGGCACCGGCATAAACCAGCCATCGGGAGAATGGGCGAACAGGAAGAATACACCGTCCCGCTCCATCCACCAATAGGACAATGTCGTCGCCCATATATAGTGATACACAAACGCGTAGGCCGCTAGTGCCTCATGGCCCGGACATTCGGACCGCTCCAACGCCTGCTTCATCCGGGGCGCATCCTCCAGCCGCAGCGGACGGAGACGCGGATCCGGCTGATGGAGACGGAGACGGTCCGTCAATTCCGGCAGCGCGGCAAGCACAATCACATCCTCTTGAAACCGGCCGATTAAACGCGGATTGTTCGCCAGCATCCGCAGCGTCGTCTCCCGCTGAAGGAGCGCTTGAACCAACCCGGCATGCCGGTGAATTTCTGCGGGAACGGCCTCCCGCATGAAAGGGCACTTGGTATCCCAGCCTAATTCGACCGCGGTGCCATCCTCACTCCACATCAGCGCCAACGGATAGAGCTGGCAATCGAACGGCCTGTGAGCATAGATGCCGCAGCGTGACGTCGCCGGATCGAAGGCCGGACACAGGTAGCCATCGCTTTGTGAATCTTTGACCAGGGCAATTTGAGATCCGACGGGGTCCGAAAACAGCGCGGGCGACAGGCCCTGCGCTACCGCAGCCTCGATTTCATTCCGCGTAAAGTAGGGGCGAAGAAAACTATCCGACTCGGGAAATCGGCAACAGACATCACATTGCACACACACGGAACCGGGAACGAATTGCGGCAGTGGATCGGACAGGCTCACGTGCGATTTGGACTCCAGCTATTCACGCGTCATGACGGCCCCACCGTACTACGCTGCATACTACGATGGGCTCGCCCATCGAGCAAGGAGCGATCACTCATCCGCACCGTCCCTCGCCCTCTCCGAATGTTCTGCGTCCATGCTTTATCGCCAGCTATAGGCCGCCGCGGCCCAAACACCCCTTGTCCGTCCCTGCCCCACATGGTAGCATTCGCGCACACATCCTTGACATTCTGAGACTCGCACAACGCCCCACGAAGGAAGCGTCCTTTGGCACACGCACCGTCACCCTGTTCGTCCCTGGCGCCGGACCTCGCCGTCCGCCGTTGTGCCGATATCCGCGCACAGCTGGAAACCGCCGGCCTGTTTGCTTCGGCGGCCGCACCGCAGGCGACCAACTCTTGGCGAATCAGCCCCTGCCCGCTTTTCCTCTCACCGGAGCAGACGGCATTCTTCACCAAACTGGGCCCCCAACTCCTGGCTTTCTACCGGGCCCACAACCGCCTTTATCTCGAAAGCGTGAAGGGGTCTC
Above is a window of Nitrospira lenta DNA encoding:
- a CDS encoding phosphatidylglycerol lysyltransferase domain-containing protein, translated to MSLSDPLPQFVPGSVCVQCDVCCRFPESDSFLRPYFTRNEIEAAVAQGLSPALFSDPVGSQIALVKDSQSDGYLCPAFDPATSRCGIYAHRPFDCQLYPLALMWSEDGTAVELGWDTKCPFMREAVPAEIHRHAGLVQALLQRETTLRMLANNPRLIGRFQEDVIVLAALPELTDRLRLHQPDPRLRPLRLEDAPRMKQALERSECPGHEALAAYAFVYHYIWATTLSYWWMERDGVFFLFAHSPDGWFMPVPPLGARSLEESVGEGLADLHRWNHGSSVSRIENVTDRQKRDLAGSPLQWSDKFPDYLYRADSLAQLAGDSYKSQRALCNRIERAASVTLRPYTEADQPACRDLFRRWVSQKREGTLDTMGQFLLEDADAAHELIWAVGDRLGLAGTVACAEDRVVGYTFGYWLAPETFAVLVEVADRSMPGLAQYVFRETCRAARCGGAEYINAMDDAGLPGLRAAKQAYHPVATIKSWIASPLQP